The segment CTTTGTCTTTATTATTTGACCTTAAATCTTTGATATTTAATAATGCTTCCTTTTGCATTGCATTGGGAATTATTGAATCGGAGTGATGAGATTCGAGACTCTTTCTTGAATCTGAAATGAACTTCTTTTTCAAATTGTAATCTAATGCATAAGAGTCAATAAAATCATCATCCACAGAGATAGCATTTTCAAACTCACTTTTGAATTCATTAATTGAATCTGCTATCAATTTTGAGTCACATGTAGCTGATATTTTTAAGTTCCACTCTTTGTTTGAACATAATGCATTAGCTGTAAGATTGCTACTCCCAATGATCAGATTATATCGATCGCTCTTTTTGAATAGATATCCTTTCGCGTGGAAATCACAATCTACCGCAATTTTTAATTCAATGTTATTAAGCTTTGATAGAGACCTCAGTGCTTCTGGCTGAGTGAAATATTGATATTGGGAAACCAATATTTTCCCATATTTTTCAGAATTTGCTAGTTCTTCGAATGAATTAATTAAACTAGCTACACCGCTTTTTGTTGCAAATGCTACTGAAAACCAAAATTCATCACAATTCTTTAGTTCCCTACATATGGTCGCTAGTACTTTCTTTCCATTATCAGTATCATTTACTAGTAACTCCGGCAGATATTGCTTTTTTGAAGTAAAGGACTGATCAATAAAGCCCGTTTTCAAGCTATCTAACAAATGCGCGGGAAAGTTATCCATATTAATATTCCTTCATCAATTTTGAAACAATAGGTAGATCTGCTTCAGCCCAATCCAAAGTCGATAAATTTTCTGGATTTAACCATTTGAAAGCAATGTGTTCTTTCAAATTGAATTCTGAATTTAAAGCCCTACAAATGAAACTGTGCATTGTAACACTGAAATCTGGATATTGATGACTTACAGTTAGAAACTCCTTCTCAATTTTTATGTTAAGATCGAGTTCTTCTAGTAACTCACGTTCTAAAGCTTGTTCTTTAGATTCACCTGATTCTATTTTCCCGCCTGGAAATTCGTATTTTAAAGAAATGTAATCGTATTTTCCATGATCTCTTTGAACACATAGAAACTGATCATCATCAATGATTATTGCTGCAACTACTTCATAGTGTTTCATTTGTTTTGTACATCCCGGAAAATATGATAACTGAAATAATTTATAAACCTTTTTAAAAATATCGAAGTGGTCCTCTAAAGAATGATTAAGACCACGACCTCCCATTTTCTAATCAATACCCGCCCACAATGAACAAAAAAATCCATTGATGAATCTATTTCTGTATTGGTGCAAAAAATCTCACCCTATGCTGTTTTATAATAGATTCATACGACTTACATGGGCAACAGGTTTAAATAAAACCTGGTAGATTTATACGAAACTACAATGAAAAATAATATTCAAAGTTAGGAAGTGGTGGTCCTGAAACACGACAAAAAAGTTAAAACGGCAATAATTTCGTTAGCGGCAATTTCTTTGTTGTTGATATACAATTTGAACTCTCTTTTTGGGAGAAGTATTAGCTCTCATAAGGGAGTAGCCTTGCTTTTGACAACAGTGGGATTAACAATGATCGGAGTGATCTACCTGCTGGAAGCAAGGAGGATCAAACCGGAAAGCCAGGAATGAGAGAGAACCTGTTGCAGAAAAGAGACTTCCTGTAACAATTCATAAAAAAGGAAAGGAAGAAGATTTCTTTCTTTCAAATCCTACTTTTTACATATTGCATTTTTCTGATTATTTTGTTCAATGAAGGTCATTTTAATTTCGTACGAAAAACAACTGCAGCAATCCCAACCATTGCAAGACATGCCAATGCGGTGAAGCCGTTCACTGAATTACTGCTTTCCTCACTCTCAGCAGACGGATAAGTCTCACTTTCCATAGCGGAATCATCTTCGGGATATTCACCGCCAAAGCCCTCCATCAGTTCCTCCCATTCTTCATCCTCAAGTGTCAGGACAGCTCCTGCATAGCCATCCCGGACAGTGATCTTCTCGCCTTCATAAAGATCAATTACCTCATTCGCTGTTGTTACCTCAACAATCCCATCCTGAACATAGATCCTGTCAACAGACAGGTCAGGATCATGGAAAACCGCATACTCAGTACCCTTTACTCCTGTCACAGCCGTGGGAGTCGTGACGAAAAGGTACATGCCAGCCAATTTCTGAACTCTCGTCCAGACCCCTCCAAAAAAGATTTTGATAACCCTCATGTTTTCATCAGTATTGTCTTCAACCGGAGTTGATATCTCTATATAAGACCTTTCTTCCATCCGGACACGGGATCTCCCATCATCGAATTTGATAACTACCTTCGCATCCCTCAATGTCCTTACCTGATCCCCTTCATGGATCCCGTTCTTTTCATTGATCTTCTGCCACTGGTCAGACCACGGATGCAGTACTTCCACCCGCCCTTCCAGGGATTCAATGATCCCGACAACCTCTGTTATACTGACCTTCGGGGCCGAGATGTAGGTTTCATCAACATAAGCCTTTGAATGCTGCTCAAGAGTTGAAGCTATCCCGTAATTCGAATGATCGACAATTGAGATTACAAAATTTTGATACTTGAAAACGATCAACTGGATCTTTATGTTGTTCACTTCAGCATCATAGGCTATCCTGTCAAACTGCATTCCACTTTCGGCAGCCTTCACATCAGGACCATAAAACCCTGATTCCACTCCCTCGATCAACTCCGCCTGACGTAGCTGGAAATAACTGCTTGCCTGGGCCTCCGTAAAAAGATGAGACATGGCGATCTCATAACCATATCCTGATTGTTCCCCGTAAGCAAATACGACCTCTTCGCCAATGATCTCACCATTTGCATCCTGCAGTCCATAGCTTGTTTCGGATCCGAGCTCAAATCCATACAAGGCTTCCGGAGAATCGGCAGCAATAGCTGTTGGGGACATGCATATGAAGAAGATTAGCATGAGAAGCGATGTAAAGAGTTTTGGTTGCAGGAAATGCTTGTATGAGAGGACAGGATTGCGGAGATTTGAAGTAGAGACCATAGTATATTGTTATTTTTAAATATTAAAGAGAGTTACGACCAGCTACAGGTCTTTTCAAAAATAAGTTTATAATTGAAACAATGCTCATGCAAATGAAAATGTGCCATAGACAAACCTCACAGGCACCTGGTAAACACCTCTTATCTCCGCCTCAGTACTGATAATCCGATACATCTCATCCATATCCGAAGTTCCAGGATCGACATCGGTCATTACCTCTATGTAACCGGTCTTTGGAACATATCCGACACCCCTGGACGAATTATCATCTATCGCCGGGAATTTACTGTAATTTACACCGGAAACGATCTCACC is part of the Methanococcoides methylutens MM1 genome and harbors:
- a CDS encoding FecR domain-containing protein encodes the protein MVSTSNLRNPVLSYKHFLQPKLFTSLLMLIFFICMSPTAIAADSPEALYGFELGSETSYGLQDANGEIIGEEVVFAYGEQSGYGYEIAMSHLFTEAQASSYFQLRQAELIEGVESGFYGPDVKAAESGMQFDRIAYDAEVNNIKIQLIVFKYQNFVISIVDHSNYGIASTLEQHSKAYVDETYISAPKVSITEVVGIIESLEGRVEVLHPWSDQWQKINEKNGIHEGDQVRTLRDAKVVIKFDDGRSRVRMEERSYIEISTPVEDNTDENMRVIKIFFGGVWTRVQKLAGMYLFVTTPTAVTGVKGTEYAVFHDPDLSVDRIYVQDGIVEVTTANEVIDLYEGEKITVRDGYAGAVLTLEDEEWEELMEGFGGEYPEDDSAMESETYPSAESEESSNSVNGFTALACLAMVGIAAVVFRTKLK
- a CDS encoding (deoxy)nucleoside triphosphate pyrophosphohydrolase, with translation MKHYEVVAAIIIDDDQFLCVQRDHGKYDYISLKYEFPGGKIESGESKEQALERELLEELDLNIKIEKEFLTVSHQYPDFSVTMHSFICRALNSEFNLKEHIAFKWLNPENLSTLDWAEADLPIVSKLMKEY